The following are from one region of the Corylus avellana chromosome ca1, CavTom2PMs-1.0 genome:
- the LOC132167819 gene encoding uncharacterized protein LOC132167819 isoform X1 — protein MSQSKQNPGFPPKHSLTDSSTTHTQLIDSLTSHISLYHSHSHSNTHAPSPIPNPTRSAILKWFSSLTVHQRQAHLTAVDSKFVQILIQMLRKLRTHGHGSFIALPDLPSRDLPALCFRKSRGLLSRVAESDESNRLIFDSTRLFSSAEGEDVTACSCSIESVDAVTVSEELVEDLERFVGAMDGISNGGFLRGDESELGSDWVELEWLKAKGYYSLEAFVVNRLEVALRLAWLNCNGGKRRGVKLKEKASVAGVVANVYWRKKGCVDWWTNLDATTRRKVLTVALGKSAKALIHEILKGATSGLEDETRLFSAGADHRVKYNYTVAMQRSIPSMTVEAEFGSTIIPATLSGKPTSVVNAFSSLLVLKDIIMIILSCPNSGYDTGKLFFSTLGSVCTISDCILRKLRGFLMVVSLDCTKLELLGEGIEKSLPNKSKEKLSACSRRKKGRSRNMKKDLDCAIAHKEKGNLVDLKKVPNGSQEKETYKETSAVQMEHAREMAVGKAQTAARKSRKDKNKNKKSRFNNTVEVGNFERPVMEEPSFSVVSQDEAAKSGRASDNPTTQNATDDNTIGNNLFASGSSLPSTSVDVPTSEASATQSIQGDYVNGSSERFCHIGSENSLPNNVVENQTLPSRLETLNCNGIPPAVPALEFDNVLSNEGINFQNSAYRSECDVRLTFPEKPVRAFDVKEEAVLAREQESVNSYDTEPPTSSERPPNEWPNVAPFYFPSVNSHLPAATDRLHLDVGRHWHNHFQQSFIPAMHHARNSPIEGGCNPVLSRPLPMSLDWPPMVRSACGLAPSVTCNYDSGCISRLQSTFPQNFAAQRFQLNAMTTDDERKYSGDFTDLLTNTKELADECDSHCISEEDVEVHAVSGIDYNQYFGGGVMYWNPSDHPGTGFSRPPSLSSDDSSWAWREADMVRAVDDMVAYSSSYSTNGLTSPTAASFNSTFDPLAPGHQALGYVMPGNEVPGKMLHSSSTLADTVAEEEASSSLSNIPSDVEGKTGDSLPYPILRPIIVPNMSRDRSRSEFKRSHDHKSPCFPPTRREHPRIKRPPSPVVLCVPRAPRPPPPSPVSDSRKQRGFPTVRSGSSSPRHWGVRGWYHDGNNLDEACLRVDGAEVVWPSWRANSLSARPMIQPLPAALLQDRLIAMSQLARDQEHPDVALPVQPPELQSCPTRKASFSLMHSLLHDEIDSFCKKVAEANMARRPYINWAVKRVTRSLQVLWPRSRTNIFGSNATGLSLPTSDVDLVVSLPPVRNLEPIKEAGILEGRNGIKETCLQHAARYLANQEWVKNDSLKTVENTAIPIIMLVVEVPHDLITSSASNVQSPKEETTHVTGEQGSNVQSDIVVLEDAVLTKCSQIDHDTTNDSKSVRIDISFKSPSHTGLQTTELVKELTEQFPAATPLAFVLKQFLADRSLDQSYSGGLSSYCLVLLITRFLQHEHHLGRPINQKFGSLLMDFLYFFGNVFDPRQMRISVQGSGVYMKRERGCSIDPIHVDDPLFSTNNVGRNCFRIHQCIKAFSEAYAVLENELTCIPDYGDTCPTSTCRLLPKIIPSIDLV, from the exons ATGTCCcaatcaaaacaaaacccaGGTTTCCCTCCTAAACACTCGCTCACCGACTCGTCCACGACTCACACCCAACTCATCGACTCGCTCACTTCCCACATCTCTCTCTAccactcccactcccactccAACACTCATGCCCCAAGCCCTATTCCTAACCCCACCAGGTCCGCCATTCTCAAATGGTTCTCATCTCTCACCGTCCACCAGCGCCAAGCTCACCTCACGGCCGTCGATTCAAAGTTCGTCCAAATCCTCATCCAAATGCTCCGCAAGCTGCGCACCCACGGCCACGGCTCCTTCATCGCCCTCCCCGACCTCCCCTCACGTGATCTCCCCGCCCTCTGCTTCAGGAAGTCACGTGGCCTCCTCTCTCGCGTCGCCGAGTCGGACGAGTCGAACCGGCTGATCTTCGACTCGACTAGGCTCTTCTCCTCCGCCGAAGGCGAAGACGTCACCGCGTGTTCGTGCTCGATCGAGAGCGTCGATGCGGTGACGGTGAGCGAGGAGTTGGTTGAGGATTTGGAGAGGTTTGTGGGGGCTATGGATGGGATATCGAATGGGGGCTTCTTGAGAGGCGACGAGAGCGAGTTGGGTTCGGATTGGGTGGAATTGGAGTGGTTGAAGGCGAAAGGGTATTACAGCTTAGAGGCGTTTGTGGTGAATCGGTTGGAAGTGGCGCTGAGGCTGGCGTGGTTGAATTGTAATGGTGGGAAGAGAAGAGGGGTGAAGTTGAAAGAGAAGGCGAGCGTGGCGGGCGTGGTGGCCAATGTGTATTGGAGGAAGAAGGGCTGCGTTGATTGGTGGACGAATTTGGATGCCACGACCAGGAGGAAAGTTTTGACGGTGGCATTGGGGAAATCGGCAAAAGCGTTG ATTCATGAGATTCTGAAGGGAGCAACTAGTGGTTTGGAGGATGAAACAAGGCTGTTTAGTGCAGGGGCAGATCATCGTGTGAAATACAATTATACTGTGGCAATGCAAAGGAGTATCCCCAGTATGACTGTAGAAGCTGAATTTGGCTCAACCATTATCCCTGCTACTCTTTCTGGGAAACCTACTTCCGTAGTGAATGCGTTTAGTAGTTTGCTTGTGCTCAAGGATATcattatgatcatattatcatGTCCAAATAGTGGGTATGATACAGGGAAACTATTTTTTAGTACGTTGGGATCTGTTTGTACCATTTCCGATTGTATACTAAGGAAACTGCGAGGATTTCTTATGGTTGTTTCACTTGATTGCACAAAACTGGAACTTCTGGGTGAGGGAATTGAGAAGTCATTACCTAATAAATCCAAAGAAAAGCTCAGTGCTTGCAGCCGTAGGAAAAAGGGGAGGAGCCGAAATATGAAAAAG GATCTTGATTGTGCAATTGCACATAAAGAGAAGGGAAATTTGGTGGATCTCAAAAAGGTACCTAATGGATCTCAGGAGAAGGAGACTTACAAAGAGACATCAGCTGTTCAAAtg GAACATGCCCGAGAAATGGCTGTTGGAAAAGCTCAAACTGCTGCAAGGAAGAGTaggaaagacaaaaacaaaaataaaaaatctaggTTTAACAATACTGTGGAAGTGGGAAATTTTGAGAGACCAGTCATGGAAGAGCCCTCTTTCTCTGTTGTCTCTCAAGATGAGGCAGCAAAGTCTGGTCGAGCATCTGATAATCCAACCACTCAGAATGCCACGGATGATAATACAATTGGTAATAATTTATTTGCATCAGGTTCAAGTCTTCCTAGTACTTCTGTTGATGTGCCTACTAGTGAGGCCAGTGCCACCCAAAGCATTCAAGGAGATTATGTTAACGGTTCTAGTGAAAGATTCTGTCATATTGGTTCAGAGAATAGCTTACCTAACAATGTAGTTGAAAATCAAACCTTACCTTCCAGATTAGAAACCTTAAATTGTAATGGAATACCTCCTGCTGTGCCTGCATTGGAGTTTGATAATGTTCTCAGCAATGAAGGTATCAATTTTCAGAATTCTGCATATAGAAGTGAATGCGATGTGAGATTAACTTTTCCTGAAAAACCAGTCCGAGCTTTTGATGTAAAAGAGGAAGCTGTTCTGGCTAGGGAGCAAGAGAGTGTAAATTCATATGATACCGAACCCCCAACTTCTTCAGAGCGCCCTCCAAATGAGTGGCCCAATGTagctcctttttattttccctcTGTTAACTCGCATCTCCCAGCTGCCACTGACCGATTGCATCTGGATGTTGGTCGGCACTGGCATAATCACTTCCAGCAGTCTTTCATACCCGCAATGCATCACGCCAGAAACTCTCCAATTGAAGGTGGGTGTAACCCAGTTCTGTCTCGGCCATTACCAATGAGTTTAGATTGGCCTCCCATGGTTAGAAGTGCTTGTGGATTGGCTCCCTCGGTAACCTGTAATTATGATTCTGGATGTATCTCAAGGCTGCAATCTACTTTTCCACAAAATTTCGCCGCTCAAAGATTTCAGCTTAATGCAATGACCACCGATGATGAGAGAAAGTATTCTGGGGATTTCACTGACTTGCTAACAAATACAAAGGAACTAGCAGATGAGTGTGACAGCCACTGCATATCGGAGGAAGATGTTGAGGTTCATGCTGTTTCTGGGATAGATTATAATCAATACTTTGGTGGTGGTGTGATGTACTGGAATCCTTCCGATCATCCAGGGACAGGTTTCTCTCGACCGCCTTCCCTTAGTTCGGATGATAGCTCATGGGCTTGGCGTGAAGCTGACATGGTTAGGGCTGTTGATGACATGGTTGCCTACTCTTCTTCATATAGTACAAACGGTCTGACTTCACCAACGGCGGCTTCATTCAATTCTACTTTTGATCCTTTGGCGCCTGGACACCAGGCCCTTGGGTATGTAATGCCGGGAAATGAAGTACCTGGCAAGATGTTGCATTCCTCATCAACATTGGCAGACACAGTGGCGGAAGAGGAAGCTTCTAGTTCTTTGTCTAATATACCTAGTGATGTTGAAGGGAAGACAGGAGATTCACTTCCTTACCCGATTTTGCGGCCAATTATTGTTCCAAATATGTCCAGGGACAGATCAAGGTCTGAGTTTAAGCGTAGTCATGATCACAAAAGCCCGTGTTTTCCTCCTACTAGGCGGGAGCATCCTCGGATAAAGAGACCACCATCACCTGTAGTGCTTTGTGTCCCAAGGGCTCCACGTCCACCGCCGCCCTCTCCTGTGAGTGACTCCAGAAAACAAAGGGGTTTTCCAACTGTAAGATCTGGTAGTTCCAGCCCAAGGCACTGGGGTGTGAGAGGTTGGTACCATGATGGAAATAACTTGGATGAAGCTTGCTTACGCGTGGATGGTGCTGAAGTTGTTTGGCCTTCTTGGAGAGCTAATAGTCTTTCAGCTCGTCCAATGATTCAGCCTCTACCTGCAGCTTTGCTTCAGGATCGGCTGATTGCAATGTCCCAGCTAGCTCGTGATCAGGAACAT CCAGATGTTGCATTACCTGTGCAACCGCCAGAGTTACAGAGCTGTCCTACACGGaaggcttctttttctttgatgcACAGCCTCCTTCATGATGAGATTGACTCATTCTGCAAGAAG GTTGCTGAAGCAAATATGGCCAGGAGGCCCTATATCAATTGGGCAGTCAAGCGAGTCACACGATCTCTCCAGGTCCTATGGCCCAGGTCCCGGACAAATATATTTGGTTCAAATGCAACCGGTTTGTCCCTTCCAACAAGTGATGTGGACCTCGTGGTTAGTCTCCCTCCAGTGAGGAACCTG GAACCTATTAAAGAAGCTGGGATATTGGAGGGTCGTAATGGTATCAAAGAAACATGCCTTCAG CATGCAGCGAGGTATCTTGCCAACCAGGAGTGGGTAAAAAATGATTCTCTTAAGACTGTGGAAAATACAGCT ATACCTATTATTATGCTTGTGGTGGAAGTTCCTCATGATCTTATCACCTCTTCTGCCTCTAATGTACAATCACCTAAGGAGGAGACTACTCACGTGACTGGTGAACAAGGCAGTAATGTTCAATCCGATATAGTTGTTTTAGAGGATGCTGTCCTGACAAAATGCTCACAGATAGATCATGATACTACTAATGATTCAAAATCAGTTCGTATTGACATCAGTTTCAAGTCGCCATCACATACAGGACTCCAAACTACAGAACTG GTTAAGGAGCTGACTGAGCAATTTCCTGCTGCTACACCCCTTGCTTTTGTATTGAAACAGTTCTTGGCAGATCGTAGCCTGGACCAGTCATATTCTGGTGGCTTAAGTTCCTACTGTTTG GTGTTACTAATTACACGTTTTCTTCAGCATGAGCATCATCTTGGCCGGCCTATTAACCAA AAATTTGGAAGCCTTCTGATGGATTTTCTGTATTTCTTTGG GAATGTGTTTGATCCTCGCCAAATGCGTATTTCAGTACAGGGAAGTGGAGTTTATATGAAAAGGGAAAGAGGTTGTAG CATTGATCCAATACATGTTGATGATCCTCTATTTTCAACAAATAATGTGGGGAGAAATTGCTTTAGGATACATCAGTGTATCAAG GCATTTTCAGAAGCCTATGCTGTATTGGAGAATGAGCTTACATGCATTCCTGATTATGGTGATACATGTCCAACGTCAACGTGTAGACTGCTTCCAAAAATTATCCCAAGTATTGATCTGGTATAG
- the LOC132167819 gene encoding uncharacterized protein LOC132167819 isoform X2: protein MSQSKQNPGFPPKHSLTDSSTTHTQLIDSLTSHISLYHSHSHSNTHAPSPIPNPTRSAILKWFSSLTVHQRQAHLTAVDSKFVQILIQMLRKLRTHGHGSFIALPDLPSRDLPALCFRKSRGLLSRVAESDESNRLIFDSTRLFSSAEGEDVTACSCSIESVDAVTVSEELVEDLERFVGAMDGISNGGFLRGDESELGSDWVELEWLKAKGYYSLEAFVVNRLEVALRLAWLNCNGGKRRGVKLKEKASVAGVVANVYWRKKGCVDWWTNLDATTRRKVLTVALGKSAKALIHEILKGATSGLEDETRLFSAGADHRVKYNYTVAMQRSIPSMTVEAEFGSTIIPATLSGKPTSVVNAFSSLLVLKDIIMIILSCPNSGYDTGKLFFSTLGSVCTISDCILRKLRGFLMVVSLDCTKLELLGEGIEKSLPNKSKEKLSACSRRKKGRSRNMKKDLDCAIAHKEKGNLVDLKKVPNGSQEKETYKETSAVQMEHAREMAVGKAQTAARKSRKDKNKNKKSRFNNTVEVGNFERPVMEEPSFSVVSQDEAAKSGRASDNPTTQNATDDNTIGNNLFASGSSLPSTSVDVPTSEASATQSIQGDYVNGSSERFCHIGSENSLPNNVVENQTLPSRLETLNCNGIPPAVPALEFDNVLSNEGINFQNSAYRSECDVRLTFPEKPVRAFDVKEEAVLAREQESVNSYDTEPPTSSERPPNEWPNVAPFYFPSVNSHLPAATDRLHLDVGRHWHNHFQQSFIPAMHHARNSPIEGGCNPVLSRPLPMSLDWPPMVRSACGLAPSVTCNYDSGCISRLQSTFPQNFAAQRFQLNAMTTDDERKYSGDFTDLLTNTKELADECDSHCISEEDVEVHAVSGIDYNQYFGGGVMYWNPSDHPGTGFSRPPSLSSDDSSWAWREADMVRAVDDMVAYSSSYSTNGLTSPTAASFNSTFDPLAPGHQALGYVMPGNEVPGKMLHSSSTLADTVAEEEASSSLSNIPSDVEGKTGDSLPYPILRPIIVPNMSRDRSRSEFKRSHDHKSPCFPPTRREHPRIKRPPSPVVLCVPRAPRPPPPSPVSDSRKQRGFPTVRSGSSSPRHWGVRGWYHDGNNLDEACLRVDGAEVVWPSWRANSLSARPMIQPLPAALLQDRLIAMSQLARDQEHPDVALPVQPPELQSCPTRKASFSLMHSLLHDEIDSFCKKVAEANMARRPYINWAVKRVTRSLQVLWPRSRTNIFGSNATGLSLPTSDVDLVVSLPPVRNLEPIKEAGILEGRNGIKETCLQHAARYLANQEWVKNDSLKTVENTAIPIIMLVVEVPHDLITSSASNVQSPKEETTHVTGEQGSNVQSDIVVLEDAVLTKCSQIDHDTTNDSKSVRIDISFKSPSHTGLQTTELVKELTEQFPAATPLAFVLKQFLADRSLDQSYSGGLSSYCLKFGSLLMDFLYFFGNVFDPRQMRISVQGSGVYMKRERGCSIDPIHVDDPLFSTNNVGRNCFRIHQCIKAFSEAYAVLENELTCIPDYGDTCPTSTCRLLPKIIPSIDLV from the exons ATGTCCcaatcaaaacaaaacccaGGTTTCCCTCCTAAACACTCGCTCACCGACTCGTCCACGACTCACACCCAACTCATCGACTCGCTCACTTCCCACATCTCTCTCTAccactcccactcccactccAACACTCATGCCCCAAGCCCTATTCCTAACCCCACCAGGTCCGCCATTCTCAAATGGTTCTCATCTCTCACCGTCCACCAGCGCCAAGCTCACCTCACGGCCGTCGATTCAAAGTTCGTCCAAATCCTCATCCAAATGCTCCGCAAGCTGCGCACCCACGGCCACGGCTCCTTCATCGCCCTCCCCGACCTCCCCTCACGTGATCTCCCCGCCCTCTGCTTCAGGAAGTCACGTGGCCTCCTCTCTCGCGTCGCCGAGTCGGACGAGTCGAACCGGCTGATCTTCGACTCGACTAGGCTCTTCTCCTCCGCCGAAGGCGAAGACGTCACCGCGTGTTCGTGCTCGATCGAGAGCGTCGATGCGGTGACGGTGAGCGAGGAGTTGGTTGAGGATTTGGAGAGGTTTGTGGGGGCTATGGATGGGATATCGAATGGGGGCTTCTTGAGAGGCGACGAGAGCGAGTTGGGTTCGGATTGGGTGGAATTGGAGTGGTTGAAGGCGAAAGGGTATTACAGCTTAGAGGCGTTTGTGGTGAATCGGTTGGAAGTGGCGCTGAGGCTGGCGTGGTTGAATTGTAATGGTGGGAAGAGAAGAGGGGTGAAGTTGAAAGAGAAGGCGAGCGTGGCGGGCGTGGTGGCCAATGTGTATTGGAGGAAGAAGGGCTGCGTTGATTGGTGGACGAATTTGGATGCCACGACCAGGAGGAAAGTTTTGACGGTGGCATTGGGGAAATCGGCAAAAGCGTTG ATTCATGAGATTCTGAAGGGAGCAACTAGTGGTTTGGAGGATGAAACAAGGCTGTTTAGTGCAGGGGCAGATCATCGTGTGAAATACAATTATACTGTGGCAATGCAAAGGAGTATCCCCAGTATGACTGTAGAAGCTGAATTTGGCTCAACCATTATCCCTGCTACTCTTTCTGGGAAACCTACTTCCGTAGTGAATGCGTTTAGTAGTTTGCTTGTGCTCAAGGATATcattatgatcatattatcatGTCCAAATAGTGGGTATGATACAGGGAAACTATTTTTTAGTACGTTGGGATCTGTTTGTACCATTTCCGATTGTATACTAAGGAAACTGCGAGGATTTCTTATGGTTGTTTCACTTGATTGCACAAAACTGGAACTTCTGGGTGAGGGAATTGAGAAGTCATTACCTAATAAATCCAAAGAAAAGCTCAGTGCTTGCAGCCGTAGGAAAAAGGGGAGGAGCCGAAATATGAAAAAG GATCTTGATTGTGCAATTGCACATAAAGAGAAGGGAAATTTGGTGGATCTCAAAAAGGTACCTAATGGATCTCAGGAGAAGGAGACTTACAAAGAGACATCAGCTGTTCAAAtg GAACATGCCCGAGAAATGGCTGTTGGAAAAGCTCAAACTGCTGCAAGGAAGAGTaggaaagacaaaaacaaaaataaaaaatctaggTTTAACAATACTGTGGAAGTGGGAAATTTTGAGAGACCAGTCATGGAAGAGCCCTCTTTCTCTGTTGTCTCTCAAGATGAGGCAGCAAAGTCTGGTCGAGCATCTGATAATCCAACCACTCAGAATGCCACGGATGATAATACAATTGGTAATAATTTATTTGCATCAGGTTCAAGTCTTCCTAGTACTTCTGTTGATGTGCCTACTAGTGAGGCCAGTGCCACCCAAAGCATTCAAGGAGATTATGTTAACGGTTCTAGTGAAAGATTCTGTCATATTGGTTCAGAGAATAGCTTACCTAACAATGTAGTTGAAAATCAAACCTTACCTTCCAGATTAGAAACCTTAAATTGTAATGGAATACCTCCTGCTGTGCCTGCATTGGAGTTTGATAATGTTCTCAGCAATGAAGGTATCAATTTTCAGAATTCTGCATATAGAAGTGAATGCGATGTGAGATTAACTTTTCCTGAAAAACCAGTCCGAGCTTTTGATGTAAAAGAGGAAGCTGTTCTGGCTAGGGAGCAAGAGAGTGTAAATTCATATGATACCGAACCCCCAACTTCTTCAGAGCGCCCTCCAAATGAGTGGCCCAATGTagctcctttttattttccctcTGTTAACTCGCATCTCCCAGCTGCCACTGACCGATTGCATCTGGATGTTGGTCGGCACTGGCATAATCACTTCCAGCAGTCTTTCATACCCGCAATGCATCACGCCAGAAACTCTCCAATTGAAGGTGGGTGTAACCCAGTTCTGTCTCGGCCATTACCAATGAGTTTAGATTGGCCTCCCATGGTTAGAAGTGCTTGTGGATTGGCTCCCTCGGTAACCTGTAATTATGATTCTGGATGTATCTCAAGGCTGCAATCTACTTTTCCACAAAATTTCGCCGCTCAAAGATTTCAGCTTAATGCAATGACCACCGATGATGAGAGAAAGTATTCTGGGGATTTCACTGACTTGCTAACAAATACAAAGGAACTAGCAGATGAGTGTGACAGCCACTGCATATCGGAGGAAGATGTTGAGGTTCATGCTGTTTCTGGGATAGATTATAATCAATACTTTGGTGGTGGTGTGATGTACTGGAATCCTTCCGATCATCCAGGGACAGGTTTCTCTCGACCGCCTTCCCTTAGTTCGGATGATAGCTCATGGGCTTGGCGTGAAGCTGACATGGTTAGGGCTGTTGATGACATGGTTGCCTACTCTTCTTCATATAGTACAAACGGTCTGACTTCACCAACGGCGGCTTCATTCAATTCTACTTTTGATCCTTTGGCGCCTGGACACCAGGCCCTTGGGTATGTAATGCCGGGAAATGAAGTACCTGGCAAGATGTTGCATTCCTCATCAACATTGGCAGACACAGTGGCGGAAGAGGAAGCTTCTAGTTCTTTGTCTAATATACCTAGTGATGTTGAAGGGAAGACAGGAGATTCACTTCCTTACCCGATTTTGCGGCCAATTATTGTTCCAAATATGTCCAGGGACAGATCAAGGTCTGAGTTTAAGCGTAGTCATGATCACAAAAGCCCGTGTTTTCCTCCTACTAGGCGGGAGCATCCTCGGATAAAGAGACCACCATCACCTGTAGTGCTTTGTGTCCCAAGGGCTCCACGTCCACCGCCGCCCTCTCCTGTGAGTGACTCCAGAAAACAAAGGGGTTTTCCAACTGTAAGATCTGGTAGTTCCAGCCCAAGGCACTGGGGTGTGAGAGGTTGGTACCATGATGGAAATAACTTGGATGAAGCTTGCTTACGCGTGGATGGTGCTGAAGTTGTTTGGCCTTCTTGGAGAGCTAATAGTCTTTCAGCTCGTCCAATGATTCAGCCTCTACCTGCAGCTTTGCTTCAGGATCGGCTGATTGCAATGTCCCAGCTAGCTCGTGATCAGGAACAT CCAGATGTTGCATTACCTGTGCAACCGCCAGAGTTACAGAGCTGTCCTACACGGaaggcttctttttctttgatgcACAGCCTCCTTCATGATGAGATTGACTCATTCTGCAAGAAG GTTGCTGAAGCAAATATGGCCAGGAGGCCCTATATCAATTGGGCAGTCAAGCGAGTCACACGATCTCTCCAGGTCCTATGGCCCAGGTCCCGGACAAATATATTTGGTTCAAATGCAACCGGTTTGTCCCTTCCAACAAGTGATGTGGACCTCGTGGTTAGTCTCCCTCCAGTGAGGAACCTG GAACCTATTAAAGAAGCTGGGATATTGGAGGGTCGTAATGGTATCAAAGAAACATGCCTTCAG CATGCAGCGAGGTATCTTGCCAACCAGGAGTGGGTAAAAAATGATTCTCTTAAGACTGTGGAAAATACAGCT ATACCTATTATTATGCTTGTGGTGGAAGTTCCTCATGATCTTATCACCTCTTCTGCCTCTAATGTACAATCACCTAAGGAGGAGACTACTCACGTGACTGGTGAACAAGGCAGTAATGTTCAATCCGATATAGTTGTTTTAGAGGATGCTGTCCTGACAAAATGCTCACAGATAGATCATGATACTACTAATGATTCAAAATCAGTTCGTATTGACATCAGTTTCAAGTCGCCATCACATACAGGACTCCAAACTACAGAACTG GTTAAGGAGCTGACTGAGCAATTTCCTGCTGCTACACCCCTTGCTTTTGTATTGAAACAGTTCTTGGCAGATCGTAGCCTGGACCAGTCATATTCTGGTGGCTTAAGTTCCTACTGTTTG AAATTTGGAAGCCTTCTGATGGATTTTCTGTATTTCTTTGG GAATGTGTTTGATCCTCGCCAAATGCGTATTTCAGTACAGGGAAGTGGAGTTTATATGAAAAGGGAAAGAGGTTGTAG CATTGATCCAATACATGTTGATGATCCTCTATTTTCAACAAATAATGTGGGGAGAAATTGCTTTAGGATACATCAGTGTATCAAG GCATTTTCAGAAGCCTATGCTGTATTGGAGAATGAGCTTACATGCATTCCTGATTATGGTGATACATGTCCAACGTCAACGTGTAGACTGCTTCCAAAAATTATCCCAAGTATTGATCTGGTATAG